The genomic region CGGGGCCGGGCATGACCAGGATGGAGGCCAGCGAGCGCATCGAGTACTCGAAGAGGGCTGTGGAAGCCGCCGTAAAGATGGTCCGCCGCTTAAGTGAATATAAGGCCTCCGACTAAAAAGACCTTTTATGCCCGGTAGACTGGACAGCGTGGAGGAGTCGGCAACCCTCAGGCTTGCGGATTTGACGGGCGAGCTGAAAAAGCAGGGCCGCGATATCCTGAGCTTCAACCTTGGAGAGCCCGATTTTAGCACGCCGGCTAATATTATCGAGGCGGCTGCGAAGGCCCTCAGGTCGGGTAAGACGCATTATGCCCCGTCAGCGGGGATACCGGAGCTGAGGGAAGCCATCGCCGACAAGCTAAAAAAGGAAAACGGCATCGACGTCGCTGGCAATGATGTGCTGGTTACGCCCGGCGCTAAGCAGGCGATCTTTTATGCGTGCTTTAGCATCCTTGAGGAGGGTGATGAGGCCATAGTCTTTGACCCTGGATGGGTATCCTATGACGCCTGCATAAAGATGAGCGGCGGGAAGACCGTGTGGGTGAAGTCGAATGAGGACGGCTCGCTCCCGGCTGAGCTTCCTGAGCATGTGAGTAATAAGACGAAGCTGATCATCATTAATAGCCCGAATAACCCGTCCGGGGCGGTGCTTGGCATAAAAGACCTGAGGCTGGTGGCAGACGTCGCCGGGGATAATGGCCTTTACGTCCTGTCAGATGAGATATACGAGAAGATAATCTATGAGGCGAAGCATTTAAGCATGGGGTCGATTATACCCGAAAGGACTATCACTGTTAACGGTTTTTCAAAGGCGTATGCAATGGCCGGGTGGCGCATAGGGTACGCCACGGCGCCGAAGCCCGTGCTCCAGAACATGCTAAAGGTCCAGCAGCACACGGTCTCAAGCCCGACAACCTTCGTCCAGTATGGGGCGCTCGCCGCCCTGACAGGCCCGCAGGATAGCGTTGAGCGGATGCGCCTCGAGTTCAAGCAGAGGCGGGACGTCGTCATCAAGGGTATAAGGGGTATGGGCCTGAGATGTGAAATGCCGCAGGGCGCGTTCTATGCCTGGCCAAAGGTCGATGGTAAGTCAGAGGAGTGGGCGGAAAGGTTCCTGGAGGCCGGCGTAGGGCTGACGCCCGGCTCCGCCTTCGGGCCGCACAGCGACGACCACGTAAGGATGTCCTACGCATCCTCGATGGAGGACATCAAGAAGGGCCTTGAGCGCATGGCAAAATTGCTCGGGGGCGGGGAAGGACGGACCGAAGACAAAAGGCAGAGATAGTATCCAGGCGGCTCATAGAGCACTATGGGGCCTATAAAGGGCGTGAAGGCAGCCCTTTTGAAGTCCTGATAAAGACCATACTGTCCCAGAATACCACCGACCGTAACTCCGCTGCCGCTTTCGAGAGGCTTTTTTCCGCCTATGATACGCCAGAGAAGCTGGCTGATGCGCCGGAAGAGGAAATCGCCAGGCTGATCCAGGTTGGCGGGCTGCACAGGATTAAGGCGAGGCGCATTAAAGACATCTCGAGGCTCGTCGTCGAGAGGTATGGCGGCGAGCTGGGTTTCGCATGTGAGGAGGACGTGGAGGCGGCGAGGCGCGAGCTTTTGAGCATTGAGGGTGTAGGCCCTAAGACGGCGGACTGCGTGCTATTATTCTCGTGTGGCAGGGACGTCATACCAGTCGATACCCACGTATTCAGGGTTACGAAGAGGCTGGGGATGGTGCCCGAAGATGCCAGCCACGAGGAGGCGCGCCGTATCCTCATGGAAGAGATTCCGCCGGGCATGAAAGGGTCTGTCCACGTATGCCTTATAAAGTTAGGCCGCGAGATATGTAAGGCGAGGGGCCCTAAACATAATATATGCTTTTTGCTCGACCTTTGCGATTATGCCCGGAAAATTGGGATATACAGGGCCGCAGAGGCCCGGCCTTACACGTTTATAGTAGATCGTATGCTTGGCCGCCTCGTTGCGTGGCTCCGCATCTTAGGATACGATACTAAAAGCGCGCTTGACTTCAAGCCGTCTAATGCCGAAGATAAGGCCCTGGTAGAAGCGGCTAAAAAGGAACGCCGCATCCTCGTGTCGCGTGACAGGGCGCTTGTCGACGCGGCAAAAAAGGCCGGCGTGGACGCGGTGCTGGTAAAGTCTGACGACGTAAAAGGGCAGCTTGAAGAGCTTATGAAGCGATACCCGCTGGACGTAGACCCCAACATGACCCGGTGTACCGCCTGCAACTCCACCCTGAGGGAGGCGAGCGGCTCCGATATCGATAAGATAAGGAAGGAAGCCCCATCACACCTCATAGATAGCCGCGCCTCCTTCTGGATCTGCAATGGGTGTGGCAAGGTCTACTGGCAGGGCAGCCATTGGCGTAACATATTGAAGACGGCAGAAGAAGTGAAAAGCTCCAGAAAGGCCCAGGACTAAGTATTTAAACGATTGGCGTAATCCCTTATAGGGTGGAAAAACGTTCAACGTTGTAGACAGGCTGGTCACCATGATCCATGCAGTGATCATATCTATCGTGGCATTGCTCGCCCTCTTCATAATGCCGCCCATTGGCATACTCCTATTATTATACTTGCGCAGCATAATCAGATATGAGGCCGCGGCCGGCTAAGCCTAAAACGCAGTATTTAAATACCAAAAACCATTCTAAAATTAGCTAGTAAGAAGGACAGGACATGAAGCTAGAAGAGTTACGTCACGGCACCACGCTCCTTAAGAGAGGGTTCGCAAAAATGCAGAAGGGGGGCGTCATCATGGACGTCACCAACAGGGAGCAGGCCCTCATAGCCGAAAGTGCGGGAGCCGTAGCGGTCATGGCCCTCCAGGCCGTGCCGGCCGACATCAGAAAGGCCGGGGGCGTAGCAAGGATGGCCGACCCCGCAATCATAGAGGACATCATAGACGCGGTCACCATACCTGTCATGGCCAAGGTGCGCATCGGCCACTTCGTGGAGGCCGAGATACTCGAGGCAATAGGCGTGGACATGATCGACGAGTCCGAGGTACTCACCCCTGCGGACAGCAAGTATCATATTGATAAGACCAGGTTTACCGTGCCATTCGTGTGCGGAGCACGCGACCTGGGGGAGGCGCTTCGCAGGATAGACGAGGGCGCAGCCATGATCCGCACGAAGGGCGAGGCTGGAACCGGGGACGTTTCTGAAGCGGTGAACCACATGAAGAAGATACAGGGCCAGATACGTGAGTTGAAGGGCCTGACCCATGAGGAGCTGATCAAGTATGCCAGGGCAATTGAAGCGCCCTCAGAACTGGTCATCGAGACGGCGAGGCTGCAGAGGCTTCCCGTGGTCAACTTCGCCGCGGGCGGCATAGCCACGCCGGCGGACGCGGCCCTGATGATGAGGCTGGGCGCTGACGGGGTATTCGTCGGGTCGGGCATATTCAAGTCGGAGAACCCTGAGAAGATGGCCAGGGCCATCGTGGAAGCGGTGAACAACTACGATAACCCGCCAAAGCTGGCCGAGATATCAAAGGGCATCGGCAGCCCGATGAAAGGAATAGGCGTCAGCGGCATGCCTGCCGAAGAAAAGATACAGGTAAGGGGCTGGTAATAAAATATAAAAATGTAGGTGCATGACACCTACAATAAATTATTTTTTATTTCCTTTCCGTGTAGCTAAGGGAGTTTGGGTTTTAGCCATGCTTATTGTGGCGTTACCACCACCACACGCCCCATGGCCAGGCCCATCCACCCCACCACGGCCAGACCCAGGCGCCCCATGGCCATGCCCAGACGCCCCACCAGGCCGCAGCCGGCAGTGAGATGGCCAGAATGGCTAGCACGGAAAGAACGAATATGGCCAATTTCTTCATGTCCATACTTGTTCCCCCCACAAACTTCAAAATATGAACAACGATAAAATCATTAGTAGAGAATATTGTGATTCACCAAGCAGTAAAATATGATGTTAGCGGCATCCCCCGCTTTGAAAAAACACAAAAAATATGTGCAGATTCGTCGTAATTTAAGCAGGCGACCGTAGCTGTGCTGGCGGCTAGGCGAGCATAGCTGTTGAAAGACAGGAAGGGTTAAATCCTTACCCATCTTTTATTGTCTGCTATCGAGGTGATATGCATGAAACTTGCCAGGCTTTTGCTGGCGGCTTTACTCGTGGCCACAGTGCTTAGCGCGGGCTGCGTTGGGCTTATAAGGGATACTTATAAAAGCCTCGTATCCACCCCTACGCCGACATCCTCGCTGCCCATAACATTGACCCCCATCCCCATAAACCAGGCGATAGAGCGGCAATACATGTTCGCGGAAAAGCTGAACTCCGGGCTTGAGCATTATAACAGCGGCATCATGGCGATGAATAGAAGCAGGGAGCTCGCGGATCAGCGCGACTGGAGCAACGCCAGCATCGAGATCGGGATGGCAAAGGCGTACATGGAGCAGGCCCGCGCCTCTTTCCTGGACATGAAGAGATATGCTTTCACCGCTGACGAGGCGAACCTATCCGAAAAGTGGAACCAGACGGCATACTATGAGGCAAAGGCTTTCGAGCTCGTGAACCTCTCATATCAAGAAGACGCCTACCAGTCTTCCCGCGGCGATGAGGCGAACTACATAAGGTATAACTATTACGTTAGGCAGGCGAACTATTACCTCGACCTAGCGAGGGCATGCAAGGCGGAGGCCGAGGAGCTCGAGCGCAGGACGTTCATCGGCCAGCAGGGACAGGTCATTTAAAACTATCCAGCGATGCCTGCTTTTTATCCTTTAGCTCAAACTCGTAGCCGATCTGGCGGTATTCCAGCCCCTTCTCGGCTATAAGCGTTCGGGCCATCTCCGAGACCCGTGGGGCGCATAGTATGCCCCTGACGATCGCCTTATCGTTCTTCTTTTTAAAGTCCGCCAGGTAGGCCTCCATCTGATA from Methanocella conradii HZ254 harbors:
- a CDS encoding pyridoxal phosphate-dependent aminotransferase produces the protein MPGRLDSVEESATLRLADLTGELKKQGRDILSFNLGEPDFSTPANIIEAAAKALRSGKTHYAPSAGIPELREAIADKLKKENGIDVAGNDVLVTPGAKQAIFYACFSILEEGDEAIVFDPGWVSYDACIKMSGGKTVWVKSNEDGSLPAELPEHVSNKTKLIIINSPNNPSGAVLGIKDLRLVADVAGDNGLYVLSDEIYEKIIYEAKHLSMGSIIPERTITVNGFSKAYAMAGWRIGYATAPKPVLQNMLKVQQHTVSSPTTFVQYGALAALTGPQDSVERMRLEFKQRRDVVIKGIRGMGLRCEMPQGAFYAWPKVDGKSEEWAERFLEAGVGLTPGSAFGPHSDDHVRMSYASSMEDIKKGLERMAKLLGGGEGRTEDKRQR
- a CDS encoding Mut7-C RNAse domain-containing protein; the encoded protein is MSQNTTDRNSAAAFERLFSAYDTPEKLADAPEEEIARLIQVGGLHRIKARRIKDISRLVVERYGGELGFACEEDVEAARRELLSIEGVGPKTADCVLLFSCGRDVIPVDTHVFRVTKRLGMVPEDASHEEARRILMEEIPPGMKGSVHVCLIKLGREICKARGPKHNICFLLDLCDYARKIGIYRAAEARPYTFIVDRMLGRLVAWLRILGYDTKSALDFKPSNAEDKALVEAAKKERRILVSRDRALVDAAKKAGVDAVLVKSDDVKGQLEELMKRYPLDVDPNMTRCTACNSTLREASGSDIDKIRKEAPSHLIDSRASFWICNGCGKVYWQGSHWRNILKTAEEVKSSRKAQD
- the pdxS gene encoding pyridoxal 5'-phosphate synthase lyase subunit PdxS; its protein translation is MKLEELRHGTTLLKRGFAKMQKGGVIMDVTNREQALIAESAGAVAVMALQAVPADIRKAGGVARMADPAIIEDIIDAVTIPVMAKVRIGHFVEAEILEAIGVDMIDESEVLTPADSKYHIDKTRFTVPFVCGARDLGEALRRIDEGAAMIRTKGEAGTGDVSEAVNHMKKIQGQIRELKGLTHEELIKYARAIEAPSELVIETARLQRLPVVNFAAGGIATPADAALMMRLGADGVFVGSGIFKSENPEKMARAIVEAVNNYDNPPKLAEISKGIGSPMKGIGVSGMPAEEKIQVRGW